The segment AGCCTGATTTCAGGACAAATTTCCCAACAACTTGAGCTGTCTGAAAGTGGAAGAGGACGGCTGGCAGTTTGTGATGTGTTTAACCCTTGCTGGAGCTGTCAAAGGCATGCTGGTGACCCCTTGTTGAGAAGGCTGTagagtatattctttctttacaCCTGAGTTGAAGTGAATAGCAATGCTCAGATAAAGTGTCTGCTGGGTGGCAGGCCTTGTGCTAGCTATGGGGGAGACCAAGGCAGACACAAAGCTCTTTTCCTTAGAAAGCTGTCCTGCTCCTGAAAGATGGAGCAGGCACACAGAGGAATGTCTGTCTGGAtaggtgtgtgtttatgtatggatatgcagacacacacaagGAAGTATAAAACATCAATTTGGGCACACTGAGGGAGGATTAAGACCAGGAGAGGCCTTGGGTGAGCTTTAAAGGagcaggcagaaatgagaaagcctcctctggttcccttacccagctttgcttctcccagcccaggcctgggctTAGCTCCCTCTCGATGCCCAGGACAATCCCTCCcaggcctcactcagcagcaaggAAGCCGCCCTTTAACCAGGGAGTTTCTACCAGAATACCACCTTCTTTTCCCCACTACTCCAAGTTGGCCTCAAGAGCAACAGGTGGACAAGGAGAAGCCACAGATCCcagagaaaatttatatttgcataggcataaattagaatttgttgattaaaaaatcaaagtaaagaatTAAACAGTAGCCTTTGTGATGGGAAAGAACTAAGACCCCATCTATAGGTTCCTATGCAGGGCTGCTCAGACGCCAGCTTCCTGGTAAGCGAACAGAAGCAGATGGAGCAAACTGGGTTGATGGCCAGCTAGGGTCAGCCTGCCACTGTCTGCTGGTGACCCCCAAAGCCTGCAGATGAGTGAGTGCCCCTGCTTGCTTCAGGGACCAGTGGCCAGCCCTGTGGTGTGAAGGCCTGCCTTCCCTCCTACAGTAAAAGGCAGGAAGGATGGCAATGTCACTGTGAGGATCCGTGCCTGACAGCCTGCCCCCCAGCCCAAGCTGGAGCTGGAGTGAATATCACCCTGGGCCCCAGGGGGAGGAAGCCAGAAATGAAGCCCGTAGCTTTTCTGTCtgataacaaagaacaaagaggtctatgtataaatataaatatctatctatatacataatacaatggGCCCGCAGGGCCAAAGAAtttgcccttcccctcccatcccagccTTAACTCCAAAAAACTAACCCCAACTCTATCCCAATAAACTTAACACCAGGGAATTGTGGCCAGTCCCAGATACTTCAGATTTCAAAGACTGCCCCCATCATGCCCCATGGTAAAGAGAACTATGCATGCTACCATGGACGGGAGCTTTAGCCACCTGCTGGGGCATGCCCAAGACAGACTGTCTACCAGTCTGCCCTTTGGAACTGCCCAAGTTGTCATGCCCTCAATAAACCAAGTTCTTTGACCTAGACTCTTGGGCAAGGTAAGCTAAGGTGGCCTAAGCTGTGGTTCTGAGTGCTGCTGAGCATAATAAGGCcctcatgatgtcttgactcacaccTTCAAGATATCATACATAGCTGTGTATACACCTCCTGAGGGCAGGCAGGGCCTGGTAGGGAGCTGGGCCACCTGACCCTCAAGAGGATGGGGAGTGAAACAAATAGCTGAGCTGGTGATCTCCTCTCCATCAGAGAGGGCAGGGTGGGGCCAAACTGCTCCATGGTGGTAGGCTCCCACCTTGTATCTCTCCCAGAAGCCACAGTGGCCATAAGGGATGAAGTGTGGGAGAGGGCGAGAAAGTGGGATGAAGTgcttgctgggggaggggaggggctgaagggggaaagaggggaaaggcccTGGGGGGGAGAGGCTAATTGGCAGGCTTCCCATGGACCCGGAAGCGGTAAATGCAGGTGTACTCAGGGTGACCCCAGTTGCTTAAGATCCGAAGTTCGACCACCTGGTATGGGGCTGTGTCATTGCCCTGTGGGAAGAggagactggggtcaggaaggctcgTGATCCCTTGGTGGACATCCTGACCCCAGAGCCCGTCCCCCCCAGGCCTTCTTCAGTGGCTGAATGTTATCCCTCAGGTTGCTATCAGAACCATGGGGTCCTGGCTCAAACTGCAGCTCCTAGCAAAGCCACAGCATCCCCATGGCTGGTGATCTAGCCTTCAAGAGCACCAGCCTCCCTGGGACACTGTGGGGCCAGCCCTCCATACCTGAAAGTGGAAGGTCTGAATGGACTCCCCAGCATTATCATAGGTAAAGTGCCCGAGGGCCACCCCTTCCGACTGTGAATCTTCATTTAGcccctacagagaaggaaaagcaaagggaagggatggatggatggatggatggatggatggatggatggatggatggatgggaggggGTTAGAGGAAAGGTCATGCTGTTAAGACATGAATCCAGATCTATCCAGGGaggcaaaggaaggggaggttgtggaggagaaggtggaagaggaggaggaagggggtgtaGGGGGGGATACATTGGGGAGAGTAAAGGGGAGAAAGCAAAAGCCACCATGATGTTTCCTTCTTTGGTCCCCTCACCTTCCAGCATCTCTCACTAACTCAGTAGACAGATCCTTTTCCCTCCAAGCCCCtggcctccttctctgcctcttcccctaaGCTGCTGAATGGCTTTGGGACACACAATTTAATTgtaggtgcctcagtttcttcatctatcaggaTTTAGGTCCTGAAGCATCCTGTTCCCCTACacgtttcttcttctcctctggctCCACTTTTTTCACCCACATCCTCCTTATGAGGACATTCCAACTCTGCCCTAAGGAGGTGACTGTAGGGAATGGTGCTCATCATCCCCACTCAGCTCCCCCATGGGACACCTGGCCATGGAGGCACCCATGTATAAAGGAGTTGTATAAAAGGACCCTGAGACAGCATTGAAATCTTGACTGCTGTCAGCTGTcctcttctggcttctctctaagaagagggggagcagggaaagggcTGGTTGTGGAGTCCAGAGACCAGCCTCAAtatcccagctgtaaaatgggcacatccttccattcctcacctcacaatgctgctgttaagaAATGGCTGTCAGGCATACGGGAATGGAGAGCTGCAAGGCTCAGATACTCACCAAGATGACAAAATCCTTGGGGGCGCTAGGGATGTTGCTGATGGGAGACAGGGCTTTGGGTACATGCTCCAAGGTGACAGCAGTGAGGTGGATGCGGGCAGATAATCGAACCACAGCAAAGCCCTGGGGGCCCCGGAATGCCCAGCAGTTGCCAGGGTAAACATCTGGCTGTGGGCAGAAGACAAGTCAGGTGACAAGTCAGGTGGGCAGCCAATGGAATAGATTTCCATTGTGTAATCCTCCCACCTTGAGAGCCCAGCCCCCAcagaaggtgggagatggcagAGAGCCAAGCTGGGGGCCCTTTGTTCTGTCATACCTGGAGGATGGCTCTTGGGGACTGGAAATAGTACCACAAGGGGATGCCAAACAGACTGAGAAGGGCCGTCTTGGTATCATAGGTCTCTGAGCAGCGGCTACTGATGATGCTGGcccctgaaagaacaagagggagagaagtgaggtggGGGCAGCTGAGGGCTGGCAGGACACAGAGGTAGTCCTGAAGATGAGGGGTCACTGCCAGGGCATCAGCCCTTCAACTGCCCCGTCCCATAAGGGGCATCATGAGTTTTTAATTCCTGCTGTCCCTTAATGGGCAACCATCATGTCCCCAGCCCTCTGGCTTTCTACAGGCTACCTACCTGAGGACTCCAGGGCATAATCCACTAGCCCAATGCGGTCTTCACTGTATCTCTTCAGGGCCTCATTCACAATCTGGTGCACATCCTAAAAGACAGGCATGGATGGACTCATGGGCCTAGCTGCCTGCAGAACTGGCCCAGCCCTTTCACCAGAGGGCCACGTGTGCTACCTGCTCTGCCAgggcttccccttccttccctggaggCTCCTCTCAGGGCAAACCCATGACCTCCGACAGGCAGACAGGGAATGGGGCAGGCCTCACCTCCTCTGTGACCCCAGTCACTCCTTCCTTGTGAAGGGTCAGCCTCAGGCTGGCAGCAGCTTCACTGGCAGATTTGACCTGCCCTTCTGCCACCTGAGTGAGGATTCTGTGCTCCAGGTCCCGAAGTTGGGCCTGTACCTCCTCCAGCTGAAGAAGCCCAGCCTTAGCGCCCTTGTCTCGAAGAAGGTACTGACTGATCCAGGCTGGGAACTGAGACTCCACCTAGAAACCACCAGAGACCATCCACAAAAcagtagaggtaaggaagaaagagggccgggacaggggacctggggagggggtgtctaGAAAGACTCTGAGAGCTCAGAGCCTATGCATGTCTTCCTGGTGCCAGGGAAGGGACGGCTGTGAACCAAGTGACTGGCATTTTTCCACTGCTTTCAGGTCTACcaaaaaagatctcattggaCCCCAGTGGACACCTTAGAGGGTTGGGTCTCCCTGGGCAGATGCTCAGGCAGCCCACCTTGGAGAGAGGGGCACATGTGGTCTAAGTGGTGGACTGGAGGACTCACATCACTGCGCAGGGCTGCCATCTTCTGTGGCCAAAGGTCTACTTCCTCTGCCACTGCAGCCTGTCTCTGGCTCAGGGCTGCCAGTTCCTGTCTCAGGCCAGCCAGCTGGGCCTCCAGTGGACCCATAGCCTTTAATATGTTTTCCTGGAGGGCTTCTTGGGCCAAACTAGacagtgacaaaaggaaaagggaagggcagcCACTGGCTAGTGACACAGGATAGAGTCAAGCAGAACCACtatcaaagggaaagaacagaaccagagatctgggtgcaagtcttccctgacatttactccctgtgtgaccctgggcaagtcatttccctcccagGCCTCAGGACCCTCATCTGCTCTCTGAGGTCCTTACCAGCTGGGATTAATCCTATGGACATGCTAACCCAAGTATTCTGGCTCTACTGACACCCCCCCAGAGAATCTCAGTGGTGCTTTCTCTGGTCTAGTTTTctagccttccttccctcctcttctctttgccagttAGTTTGGGGCCTTACCTCTGCCATTCAGATTTTAGCTGGAGCACCCAGCTTTCCAGCTCCTGTAAGGAAGATGATGGCACAATGagactgatgaaaacaccaaaccACACTCTGGGGACTCATTGTCTCCTCTGGGTGGACCCTCTGTCTGCTAAGGAGGATCTGAGTCTCTGCAAACTGTTGGGCTCCAGAAATCTTGACCTTGAGTTTGGGCTAGACCTTTCAAAGACTGGACTCCTCTCTTATCATCCCACCAAGAGGAGGCATCTGACAGAGACCCCAACTCAGCTGAGATTAGGCATGAACCACTTTCCCTAGAGTGGTGAGGTCACTTCTCAGTCCCTGAAAAGAGTTTCAAACTCAGCTGTTGAGTTACAGTCTTCTCATTGACAATCTTATCCCTCCTTAGTCTTCATGCATGGATGTGCTCAGTACAGGAAAGGGGTTCCAGAAAGGAGCTAAGGAGGAGGCTTAGGTTGCTTTAGATCAGTAAGCTCTCTGCTTATCCTTCGGACAAGGGGATCCAGAGTCCTCAGACAGGAGCTCTCAGGGACAATGAGTCAATCGAATATGCTCCCATACAAGTATGGAATCTGGCCAGAAACCTGTAAGCAAGTGTTAGGTCTACTGACAGCAGCACCAACATTTCCAGCTACAAGTGACCTCCCCCAAGACgtctctgccccctctccccccctccccgcaCCCTTTCCCCCGCCCGCCCTCCCCCCGCCCTCCATCCCCTGTGTCTCTGCCTCCAGAAGCGTCAGAGCTTCTGGATTACCTGGGATGCCTGAGAAATCTTCTTTAGAACATTATCCAAATCTTGCCGATGTTCTGCCCTGAGGGTGGTGAGTGCTTCCTGGAGACCACAAAAAAGGAGACAGGCGTTCAACAAGACCCAGAGAACTTGGCAGGTCCTGCCAAGCCCAGAGTGCTGCCTCACCTCAAGACCTCTATGCCTTCCACTAGCTGGGCTTGCCGACCTGGTCTTCTTAGCAGAGCGTTCTCCTCACCTGGATGTGGGCAGTGGTGTCCCTACGGAAGTCCTTCTTCAGGGTGGGTTCCCATTGGCTCATCAGGCCCTCCAGGAGAGTTGAAATATCCTCGTGGCTCAGGCTTTTTCCACCTCCATTCCCACTGGCCCCCTGCAGCTCCAGCAACTCCAGCCTGATGGCCTCCTTCTGCCAACGTGCAGAGTATTCAGAAGCCAGAGTTTCCAGCCGCCTTTCTAGGGCATGAACCTTGGACAGGACATGCTGTTCAGCCTTgggaacaaggaggaaaacacacaaagatgaaaagtctcttaggaggaggaacaaggagcactgggcatttgttaagcaccactGTGTGCCCGAGGTGGGGCTGAGTGCTGAGAACACAAGGACCAAGAAGGAAACCTTTCTTGTGTACGAagaacttccatttgaatggaggagacaaggacaTTAAAAGCCACCAGGTCGTTTAACTGCTGTCGGcagatttcttcatttcacacTTACGCTATTTACAAAAACGTAAGCATTGTTGGTCTCCGCCTGAGAATGGAAGTTCCTGGTCAatgggaatggtttcattttgggTACCTGTGTCCCCTAGGCCGGGACCCGGCActgaggaagtgcttaataaatacatgtgggTTGACAGGctgactggaagaaagagcacCAGAATGAATTCTCAGCATGGGGGCAGCCATTTGGGTAGGGTCACCGAGTGTGAAAGGAGTACAGAAGACCAATGAGgctaaggctggaaagacagggtgGGGCTGTTTTCCTCTGGGGGGCAAAGGGGAGGCCCTGCCATTGACTGAGGAGGGAAGTCACTTGGTCTGCTCTGTTCTTAAGGAAAGTTCCTTTGAGAGCAGAGTGCAGaacagactggaggcagggaggccactCAGGACACTGCGGCAGTGAGCCAGGAGAGTGATGAGGGAGGGCCAGGGTCACCAGGGTCGAAATGGCAAAGAAGCTGAGAGAGCTCAGGGCAAAAAGCCAGGTCAGAGACCTCCCCAAGAGGTACAAAGGAGGCTAAGCATGCAGAaggtcccctccccaccaaccacacagcacaggggcagaaccaagagaacagagggagggtGGGCATTTATGATGAGCCCAGCCCACCTCCTCTCTAACCATCTAGATAATGTGCCAGACCACATTCTCatgaggaaagccaagaaaacatccCTGTGCGTCATTTCTCCAGCCCAGGGAAGCTTAAGAAATAAGAGAGCTGTGGACACTGAGGTGGGGGCTGGCCAGGAGCCCAACATAATGGCAGCCAGGACAGTGGGAAGCATTTCATTGCCCAAGGATGGTAAAAGGGCTAGAACTGAATCCCTGAGCAGGAGCAGATCCCAGGCTATCCTGGGAGCATGAAGGGGGCCAAATGACTCTTCTAGGCTACAGACGTAGGGCTGAGAGGAGCAGTTATGAGTGAGCGAGGCCCTAGCTGAGCACTGATCAAGAAAGGGGTTCTGCAAAGAGGTTCTGGACCTGAGCCCCAGAGCACAGCTGGGGGCTCAATGTTCACTTTTAGTCCTGCAGTGGGATACCTCGGGTAGGAGACCCAGACGCAAGAAGAGTCAATAAGTTCGGTCcctctgaacctgcagaacctcAAAGTGTGCTAACAATGACTGAGTCCAATAACATTCTACAGAAACTCCAGCACCCGCAAGCCAGAAGACCTAAACCTGAGTCAGGAACATGCACAACTCAGACAAGAATAGCAGTGAACAGATATCACCACTAtggaagcactgaaagtttgTGGACTGAACTAAGAAAGCCCAGAGGTGAGCTGAGCCCAATGCCAACATCAAGTtcatagtcaagaaataggctggaagaatgagtaaacaaaactgAACCTGACCACAAAGGGCTACTATGGctcaagacagaaagacagaagaagccaatgacttgaagatatctttaagcaaatcctccaagaaaaagggtagattggataagagttgaacaagaattcctagaagagttaaagaatgagataaaaatgaacaaaaagtgattttaagagtggaagaggaaaaatttttaaaaagcggtacaagaaagatatgagaaaagaatgaataattagtaaaagaggcacaaaaatactgaattccttaaaaattagaactgagcaaatagaagctaataactctaggagacaacaacaaaaaataaaatcaattcaagagaaaatgtatagGATCTCATACAAAACTCCAATGACCTAGAaatggattgaggagagagaattggagagtcatttgtctatccaaaagccaggaacaaaaaaggagctcaacataatattttaagatattacaaaggaaaatgcccagatgtgttagaatcagagggcaaagtagaacttgaaaccacaaatcatttcctgaaagaaacccctacatgaaaactcccagcaactgttctaaatccagaactgccaggtcaaggagaaaattctgcaaataGCCAGAGAGAAATAATCCAGTACTGTCAGGACACATGAGATTtagaagcttccacattaaaggagtacagggcttgggatatcatattctggagtggaaaagatctaggattagagcccacaataagattaaactacccagcaaaactgtgtatcgtCCTACAGGGGAATAAGGACCCTtcctgaaatagagaactttcaagcattcctgatgaaaagaccagaacagaatagaaaatttgacattcaaacacagaactcaggagaagaataataaggtgaacatgagtgagaaatcacaaGTCACTAAAAAAGGGCAAATTGTTTAGATCCCTTGTGTggcaagatgatacatgtaaccacTTCAGAATTTTATGATCACCACGGGTCCTAGAAGCAGTCTAAATAGATAGCGACCTGAATGACTGTATTATGTTGTGAGGatctcaaaagaatggaagggtggagaagagaaatgcactggaaggttgtggggaaggagagaaagaatggggaaagttatctcataaatggggtgcactagaaagagtttatacaatgggagggacagaagaggggaacaggcaacacgaaccttattctcatctgaactggttgaaagagggaagaatacacatacacacacaatgagatggagagattcattttacgcaaggagaagtaggaggaaaagcgtctaagagaaaggtgagggggagggaagaatgacgggatagattaagggaggcaaaggtcagaaacaaaagactactgaagaagggacagagtaaaaaacaaaaggatgagtgtaaaagaatagcatggaaaaaaatatacatttaatgaacacaactgtgaatgggaatgggatgaactcactcataaaatggaagaatacagttgaatggattagaaaccagaatccaacaatatgttatttacaagaaatatgcttgaaacagaaagatacacaaatagaggagttggagaaaaagaatggatcttACAGAATGGATCCTAAAGAAtggatgagtcaaagaacaaatcatagaaatggttAACAATTTCATGGTGACAATGACATAACTAAATTTTGGGGATGCAGTCAATGCAGGACTTAGagggaaatgtatattttcaaatgcttacatcaatcaaagagacaaagaaacagattaaagaattagacatgcaactaaaatatttagaaaaccaacagattaatcccttcccaattaaacaccaaaattaaaATCTTGAATCGATAGAAAGATGAacgaaattgaaagaacaaaaccccaatgaactaataaataaaactataagctttgagaaaaacaattaaatagataaatccttggctaatttaatttttacaaaagaaaaccaaattattacatcagaaaatgaaaacagtgaatttacaatctatgaagagaaaataaaagtaattactaGGAGCTTTGTTGCCCAACTACatgccaataataaaaatgaaaatctaaatgaaatgaattttacaaatataaatagtcctgtttaacagagcccttaaataaccccatcttagaaaaaggaacgaaacaagctataaatgatctctctaagaaaaaaccccaggactaaatcaaatttttccaaatgattaaaaagtaatcaattccaacactaaataaacgatttgaaaaacaggtaaagatagaatcttatcaaattctttctatgacaaaaatataatcttgatacccaaaccaaggaGAGTCACGTCTCCCCAAGAAAgggaactatagatcaatttccttaatgaatattgatgaaaaatattaaatgctaagaaaggagattacaggaatatatcacaaagatatatTGTGACACTGTGACCAAGCTGGATTGATACCAAGAAGTTGGGCCTGGgtcaattattaggaaaactataaatgtaactgattatatcaataacataaacaacaaatttatatgatttcaacaggtgcagacaaagcttttgacaaaatgcctcATCCCTgttgaaaaacactagaaagcacaggaataaatggagtcttctttaaaataagtattatctaactaaaaccaagagcaagcatgatatgtaatggggataagccttcccagtaagatcacggTAAAGGAAGAAAGTCCATTGCCAACCATTGCTATTCAGTGTTGTACCAGTTACAGCAACTGCTAGATATAGcaataaggcagaaaagaaactgaagggaaaaaactgcaatgaggaaccaaaactatctcttttggtagatgatacaatggtttaccaagagaaccctagagagtcatctaaaaaaccagtttaaaacaaaaccagttcaaacaattacttaaagaaagttggaagcccatcaaaaccatcagcatttctatatattaatcaagaaaatccagcaggaagagatagaaagagaaattccattgaaaataactgtatacaattgtatactgtatacaacctgagagtttgcctgccaagacacacacaggaactatatgaacacaattacaaaacattcttcatacGTAGAGATCTCAACAGTTGGAGATGTACTCACTCCTCGTGGGTAGGTCAAGCCAgtagcataaaaatgataaaactacctaaattaacttattcagtgccataccaattgaaccactaagaaagttctttggtagcaaagaactcatTGACAGAGGAGTGGCTTATGGATACAAGGAAATATGACTATGCTG is part of the Notamacropus eugenii isolate mMacEug1 chromosome 3, mMacEug1.pri_v2, whole genome shotgun sequence genome and harbors:
- the LOC140534742 gene encoding SUN domain-containing protein 2-like, which encodes MMSRRSQRLSHRYHVDDDGGSSSSSSGGSSLVAGQHTAFKDSPLRTLKRKSGSVKRLSPAPHLGPASNPHTTYYSESVVSESYVRGPRVASVDKSSILQDQLDSDVYWSERGGDLVRRRRGLGGAEKSKINGLNEGKVTYDIHGSSSGYSSEDDSAGHTLMDQPGSASSLRNAASQVGAFLWVAITFPGWLFGLFYWWLGTTCYRLTTAASLLDVFVLTRSFSTLKKLFLLLLMLLLLASLAYGAWYFYPYGLQTFHPAMLSWWAAKGSNRREEVWEAGESTPYFQAEQHVLSKVHALERRLETLASEYSARWQKEAIRLELLELQGASGNGGGKSLSHEDISTLLEGLMSQWEPTLKKDFRRDTTAHIQEALTTLRAEHRQDLDNVLKKISQASQELESWVLQLKSEWQSLAQEALQENILKAMGPLEAQLAGLRQELAALSQRQAAVAEEVDLWPQKMAALRSDVESQFPAWISQYLLRDKGAKAGLLQLEEVQAQLRDLEHRILTQVAEGQVKSASEAAASLRLTLHKEGVTGVTEEDVHQIVNEALKRYSEDRIGLVDYALESSGASIISSRCSETYDTKTALLSLFGIPLWYYFQSPRAILQPDVYPGNCWAFRGPQGFAVVRLSARIHLTAVTLEHVPKALSPISNIPSAPKDFVILGLNEDSQSEGVALGHFTYDNAGESIQTFHFQGNDTAPYQVVELRILSNWGHPEYTCIYRFRVHGKPAN